TCCTCTCGGTCGTCCTCTCGATCATCATCCTGATCAAGGGCGTCCAGAGCTACCGGCGCACCCACGACTCGGCGCTGCTGGGCATGGCTGCGGGCATCCTGCTCTTGAGCGGCGTGCCGCTCGTGGTGAACCTGATCCTGGGCAACACGACGGGGGCCAGCACGGAGACGATCCGGATCGTCACGGACCTGACCAGGCTGAGCGGGCTCGGTCTGATCCTGTTCGTCATCTACCGCACACAGCGATGACCCGAAACACGACACCACTGCCGACAGCGGGGGCGAGTAGCCGTGAGTGAACTCCTCCAGGCGTCGCTGGCGGTGACGACGGTGACCGCGCTCCTGACGGCGGTCGTCGGCGGCTTCGTCGCCTACCAGGCCTACCGGGGCTACCGGCGCAACGCCAGCCGTGCGATGCTGTCCCTGGCCGTCGGCATCCTGCTGTTGACGACGATACCGTTCGTGCTGAAACAGCCCCTCGTCCTCCTCTCGCTGGCGACGACCGCCGAGGCAGAGCTGATCGCCCAGACGTGTCGAATCGCCGGCCTGCTGACCGTGCTGTACGCGTTTACCGGCGCTTAGTCGACGAGGCGGTCCACGTCGGCGTCGGCTTTCCACTCGCCCAGTTCCTTGGGGTCGACGTGGACGAACACGTCGTCGACCTCCGGTAGTTCCTGAATCGCCTCGATGACGGCGGTCTCGATGTCGTGGGCCTCGAACAGCGTCTTGTCGCCCTCGACCTCGACGTGGAGGCTCACGTCGATCTCCGGGCCGACGTAGTGGGCGATCACGTCGTGGGCACCCTCCACGTCCTCCTGTTCGAGCGCGCGGCGGACGATCTCCGCCCGCAACTCCTCCGGTGGCGCGGCCCCGACGAGGTAGTCGAGGTTGTCCCGGACGACCTCGACGCCGGTGTAGATGATGCCCGCGGAGACGACCATCGCGGCGATCGGGTCCAGGACCGGGTAGCCAAGCGTCGCGCCGACGACGCCGACGAGCGCCGCGGCTGCCGTGAGAATGTCGTTGCGGTTGTCAAGCGCCGTCGCGACCAGCGCGGGAGAGTTGTGGTCCCGGCCGGCAGACAGACAGTACCGATAGAGGGCGTACTTCAGCACGCCGGAGAAGACGAGGACGGCGACGGCCGCG
Above is a genomic segment from Halomicrobium sp. LC1Hm containing:
- a CDS encoding cation diffusion facilitator family transporter, translating into MSRRDVLRRVGLVILGANLALVLLKAVVWTETGSLAVGSEAVNSLADTAYSLVIVAGLYLTTQPPDFEHPHGHERIEPFVSLFVAVGIFAAGGIILWQAASSLLSGDVGVSRGPAAVAVLVFSGVLKYALYRYCLSAGRDHNSPALVATALDNRNDILTAAAALVGVVGATLGYPVLDPIAAMVVSAGIIYTGVEVVRDNLDYLVGAAPPEELRAEIVRRALEQEDVEGAHDVIAHYVGPEIDVSLHVEVEGDKTLFEAHDIETAVIEAIQELPEVDDVFVHVDPKELGEWKADADVDRLVD